In Treponema vincentii, a single window of DNA contains:
- a CDS encoding ABC transporter ATP-binding protein, producing the protein MDLMCKDVHCSIAHKEILRGISLHADGHKFYTILGPNGCGKTTLLKNIYRIIKPDSGAVYLDGKDIRAVRLKDSAKEMAVVAQFNTLNFNCSVQDIVMLGRTPHIRFMQTEREEDFTIIQDALAKVGMLTRKDQPYQSLSGGEKQRVVLARAIAQQPSLLLLDEPTNHLDIKYQLEILQIVKDLRINVLAVLHDIQLACRYSDYLYLMKDGDILYEGSPRTTITEESMLTIYGVRCNISWTEDSQAMIHYRGPL; encoded by the coding sequence ATGGATTTGATGTGCAAGGATGTCCACTGCAGTATCGCTCATAAAGAAATTTTACGAGGTATATCGCTCCATGCGGACGGGCATAAATTTTATACGATACTTGGACCAAACGGGTGCGGTAAGACGACGCTCTTAAAAAATATCTACCGGATTATCAAACCGGACTCGGGTGCCGTGTATCTTGACGGAAAAGACATCCGTGCTGTCCGCCTCAAGGATTCGGCAAAGGAAATGGCGGTTGTCGCACAATTTAATACGCTGAATTTCAACTGTTCGGTACAGGATATTGTGATGCTGGGGCGGACACCTCATATCCGCTTTATGCAAACCGAACGAGAAGAGGATTTTACCATTATACAGGATGCACTGGCAAAGGTCGGGATGTTGACTCGAAAAGATCAGCCGTATCAATCGCTATCAGGGGGAGAAAAACAGCGGGTTGTGCTTGCCCGTGCAATCGCTCAGCAACCTTCTCTCTTATTGCTGGATGAACCGACCAACCATTTGGATATAAAATATCAGCTGGAGATATTGCAGATTGTAAAAGATTTACGGATTAACGTACTGGCTGTGCTGCACGATATACAGTTGGCATGCCGGTATTCGGATTATTTGTATTTGATGAAAGACGGGGATATTTTATATGAAGGAAGTCCTCGCACAACTATTACCGAAGAATCCATGCTGACGATCTACGGTGTTCGCTGCAATATCAGCTGGACAGAGGATTCGCAGGCGATGATTCACTATAGGGGGCCGCTATAA
- a CDS encoding FecCD family ABC transporter permease, with product MLQKKFSVETVKHLVLFLFLIAITIFSIFIAVSLGPVKIGLANTYRIMLGKAVVPNLLTGISNAAIAIVWNMRVPRVLLGFFTGTGLAVCGCVMQTTVNNPISEPYILGISAGATFGAVVSIILGFISAVGLGAFLGAIAATILVLIIASSQRKMTTTSLILSGTVVNALFTAFANFIISIGANSDSIMTVKFWTMGSLAGTSWSSLPLPLLVVSLSYFFFFLQYRVFNAMMMGDEVAITLGISLYFYRYLFMAVIAVITGVLVSVCGIIGFVGLITPHIARALVGANHRRLFPVAALLGALFIIWADVCARILIQNAELPIGIFTALVGAPFFIFIVAKHQRGAGQ from the coding sequence ATGCTGCAAAAAAAATTCTCTGTTGAAACAGTAAAACATCTTGTTTTATTTTTATTCCTGATAGCGATAACGATTTTTTCCATATTTATTGCTGTTTCGCTCGGCCCTGTTAAAATCGGATTGGCAAATACATACCGGATTATGCTGGGAAAAGCAGTTGTCCCCAATTTACTGACCGGTATTTCAAACGCTGCTATTGCGATTGTATGGAATATGCGTGTACCGCGGGTTTTACTCGGGTTTTTTACCGGTACAGGGCTTGCCGTTTGTGGATGCGTTATGCAGACAACGGTCAACAACCCGATTTCTGAGCCGTACATTTTGGGTATTTCTGCCGGTGCAACATTTGGGGCTGTTGTCAGTATCATTCTCGGCTTTATTTCTGCCGTAGGGCTTGGAGCCTTTCTCGGCGCGATTGCCGCGACCATATTGGTGCTGATCATCGCTTCATCACAGCGAAAGATGACCACGACAAGTCTCATCTTATCAGGTACCGTGGTAAATGCCCTGTTTACGGCGTTTGCCAATTTTATCATTTCAATTGGGGCAAATTCTGACAGTATTATGACGGTTAAGTTTTGGACAATGGGTTCTCTTGCCGGTACTTCATGGTCATCACTCCCGTTACCGCTGCTCGTAGTCAGCCTTTCGTATTTTTTTTTCTTCTTACAGTACCGCGTTTTTAATGCAATGATGATGGGCGATGAAGTCGCGATAACGTTGGGGATTTCGCTCTACTTCTATCGGTATCTTTTTATGGCAGTCATTGCGGTAATAACCGGTGTATTGGTGTCTGTCTGTGGAATCATCGGGTTTGTTGGGCTGATTACCCCGCATATTGCCCGTGCACTTGTGGGAGCAAACCATCGTAGACTCTTTCCCGTCGCAGCACTCTTGGGTGCGCTTTTTATTATCTGGGCGGATGTATGTGCGCGAATATTGATTCAAAATGCGGAATTACCGATCGGGATATTCACTGCATTGGTTGGAGCTCCGTTTTTTATCTTTATTGTTGCAAAGCACCAACGGGGAGCAGGGCAGTAA
- a CDS encoding SPFH domain-containing protein, which produces MGLITAALSAVGGGLADQWLEVVEADDMGEGIVLAKGVPVRTDKRNRNTKGSSDVISNGSIIHVNQNQFMMLVDGGKIIDYTAEPGYFKVDNSSAPSLFSGGFGDALKETFSRFKFGGTTPMKQEVFYINLQEIKGIKFGTPNPLQYFDNFYNAELFLRAFGNYSIKITDPIKFFKEACPRNATHVHIDEINEQYLTEFLEALQAAISQMSMEGERISFIPSKGTLLSKHMSQILDDSWKDLRGMEVLAVGIASITYDDSSKELINMRNKGAMLGDPSIREGFVQGSIARGMEAAGSNQAGAGMAFMGMGMGMNAGGNFMGQASQTNMQQMHMQQAAQQQSGQQTAAAGQAAQGKAAGEWFCTECGHKNTGKFCAECGTPKPAGNNCPSCGAEVKPGTKFCSECGAKL; this is translated from the coding sequence ATGGGATTGATAACAGCAGCGCTCAGCGCAGTAGGCGGCGGTTTAGCGGATCAGTGGCTTGAGGTTGTCGAAGCGGATGATATGGGTGAGGGCATCGTACTCGCAAAGGGTGTACCGGTGCGCACGGATAAGCGTAATAGGAATACCAAAGGCTCAAGCGATGTGATTTCTAATGGGTCGATTATCCATGTTAATCAAAATCAGTTTATGATGCTGGTAGACGGCGGAAAAATTATCGACTACACGGCGGAACCGGGATATTTCAAGGTTGATAACAGTTCGGCTCCCTCTCTTTTCAGCGGCGGCTTCGGCGATGCCTTAAAAGAAACATTCAGTCGTTTTAAATTCGGCGGAACAACACCGATGAAGCAGGAAGTTTTCTACATCAATTTGCAGGAAATCAAGGGGATTAAGTTCGGCACACCTAATCCGCTTCAGTATTTTGATAATTTCTATAATGCGGAGCTTTTTTTGCGGGCATTCGGAAACTACTCCATCAAGATAACCGATCCTATCAAATTCTTTAAAGAAGCCTGCCCCCGAAATGCAACGCACGTACATATCGATGAAATCAACGAGCAGTATTTAACCGAATTTTTAGAGGCATTGCAGGCGGCCATCAGCCAGATGTCGATGGAAGGCGAGCGGATTTCGTTTATTCCGTCAAAGGGAACACTCCTCAGTAAGCACATGTCACAGATTCTCGATGATTCGTGGAAAGATCTGCGCGGTATGGAGGTGCTGGCAGTCGGTATCGCAAGCATCACGTATGACGACAGCTCCAAAGAACTCATCAATATGAGAAACAAAGGTGCAATGCTCGGCGATCCTTCTATCCGTGAAGGGTTTGTGCAGGGTTCTATTGCGCGGGGTATGGAAGCAGCAGGTTCCAATCAGGCAGGCGCCGGTATGGCATTTATGGGCATGGGGATGGGCATGAACGCAGGCGGAAACTTTATGGGACAGGCAAGCCAAACCAATATGCAGCAGATGCACATGCAGCAAGCAGCTCAACAACAGTCTGGGCAGCAAACCGCCGCAGCGGGACAAGCCGCTCAAGGAAAAGCGGCAGGCGAATGGTTCTGTACCGAATGCGGACACAAGAATACCGGTAAATTCTGTGCGGAATGCGGCACGCCGAAACCCGCAGGAAATAATTGCCCTTCATGCGGCGCAGAAGTCAAACCGGGAACAAAATTCTGTTCGGAATGTGGCGCTAAACTCTAA
- a CDS encoding TPM domain-containing protein: MVTMATSACSKKYAYRKRLITTLFCCFLPLILLYAETSTSDEADWSETEWDADELFIPIEQFAGRPVVDMAGILTLSEQQEIAARFTEFSESLKTDASVVLVADTGDLTAEAYADDFFDYGGYGYGEDRDGILLLIVTGYGDGSGRKAHISTSGKRTINTVTDSRIDDLLDALIDGGAADGNYAAGINAYIDKLHTIIQSPEQAAAAKLKSSLLFALGTGVFVFLISFLILLKRYKIAGAKPYYDRAKQTQVRFASTNDPLISTNTISTVRPKSNSSGSSGSSTHTSSSGRSHGGGGRSF, encoded by the coding sequence ATGGTAACGATGGCGACGTCGGCATGTTCAAAAAAATATGCCTACAGAAAACGGCTCATTACGACTCTTTTTTGCTGTTTTCTCCCCCTTATACTTCTTTATGCAGAGACGAGCACTTCGGACGAGGCTGATTGGAGCGAAACCGAATGGGATGCAGACGAACTTTTTATTCCGATAGAACAATTTGCCGGACGACCGGTCGTCGATATGGCGGGCATTCTGACTCTTAGCGAACAACAGGAAATAGCGGCACGCTTTACGGAATTTTCCGAAAGCCTCAAAACGGATGCGTCAGTGGTACTGGTTGCCGACACCGGTGATTTGACAGCGGAAGCTTATGCAGATGATTTCTTTGATTACGGCGGCTACGGCTACGGAGAAGACCGCGATGGAATCTTGCTGTTAATCGTAACAGGATACGGCGACGGCAGCGGAAGAAAAGCGCATATTTCAACCTCAGGTAAGCGTACGATCAATACCGTTACCGATTCCCGTATTGATGATCTGCTCGATGCGCTCATCGACGGTGGAGCAGCGGATGGAAATTATGCCGCCGGGATCAATGCATATATCGATAAGCTGCACACCATAATCCAATCACCGGAACAAGCGGCCGCCGCAAAGCTGAAAAGCAGCCTCTTATTTGCCCTCGGTACCGGTGTTTTCGTGTTTTTAATCAGCTTTTTGATTCTATTAAAACGCTATAAAATAGCCGGTGCAAAACCGTACTACGATCGGGCGAAACAAACACAGGTACGCTTTGCTTCTACGAACGACCCGCTTATCAGTACCAATACGATAAGTACCGTACGGCCTAAAAGCAATTCAAGCGGCAGTTCCGGAAGCTCCACTCATACATCTTCAAGCGGGCGCTCTCACGGCGGAGGCGGCAGGTCGTTTTAA
- a CDS encoding Rpn family recombination-promoting nuclease/putative transposase, which produces MEERKQAVNRNYKDSVFVDLFSEDKKAKENFLSLYNALHSTHLDTVSVLTPLRLEQVMYMSFYNDVSYLVDNKMIILAEHQSTINPNMPIRCLEYVVRLYERILDAQERYARSLIKIPTPEFYIFYNGQEEYSTETVLHLSDAFMTKPERLPLELEVKVLNINKNKAHTILHHCKPLEEYSTFVEIVRRNIERDKEYGFENAIKECIQNGILKEYLQRKSKEVINMLIAEYDYATDIAVQRAEERKIAYTEGKSLGLVEGSHQKALQTAKMMLTMGYPLGDICKIVELSKEEVESLQ; this is translated from the coding sequence ATGGAAGAGCGAAAACAGGCGGTAAACAGAAATTATAAAGATTCCGTCTTTGTAGATCTGTTTAGCGAAGATAAAAAAGCAAAAGAAAATTTCCTCTCATTATATAATGCCCTACATAGTACGCATCTGGATACCGTATCCGTATTAACACCATTGCGTCTTGAGCAAGTGATGTATATGTCTTTCTACAATGATGTGTCGTATTTAGTTGATAATAAGATGATTATATTGGCGGAACATCAGTCAACGATCAACCCCAATATGCCGATACGCTGTCTTGAATATGTAGTACGCTTATATGAACGTATTTTAGATGCACAAGAGCGGTATGCCCGCAGCCTTATAAAAATTCCGACTCCTGAATTTTATATTTTTTACAATGGGCAAGAAGAATACTCCACCGAAACGGTATTGCATCTTTCCGATGCCTTTATGACCAAGCCTGAGCGTCTTCCATTAGAACTGGAAGTAAAAGTATTAAATATCAATAAAAATAAAGCGCACACAATACTGCACCATTGTAAGCCACTAGAAGAATACAGTACGTTTGTGGAAATTGTACGACGGAATATTGAACGGGATAAAGAGTACGGTTTTGAGAATGCCATAAAAGAATGCATACAAAATGGTATCTTAAAAGAATACTTGCAGCGTAAATCAAAGGAGGTCATAAATATGTTGATAGCCGAATATGATTATGCAACAGATATAGCAGTACAACGGGCAGAAGAACGGAAGATTGCTTATACAGAAGGTAAATCCCTCGGACTTGTTGAAGGTTCCCACCAAAAAGCTCTTCAAACAGCGAAAATGATGCTTACTATGGGCTACCCCCTTGGTGATATTTGCAAAATTGTCGAACTCTCCAAAGAAGAAGTTGAGAGTCTTCAGTAA